From the Cucurbita pepo subsp. pepo cultivar mu-cu-16 chromosome LG05, ASM280686v2, whole genome shotgun sequence genome, one window contains:
- the LOC111794461 gene encoding protein pxr-1-like, protein MKTITGNVVSSKPISLSKAASTLSSFLSVDNGASKALCAYLRRASTSFNELKQLHKDLKSSRSDRNPRHHGFEVSSGLEAAVDSSHRIENGERIKSSVSESRSGKKRRESRDRNENEQDGKTAMASGGNGDFEDVVGEDGKRRSDELRTEIEEKPSRRVEVDVKSSDRDESVVGIEKKKKHKKKSKDGEDERDAEVGQSYGKSQTSANNGETEASEDFIENNVGRGKDRKKHKDKNNLGDEKRTKKDNDDETGLVELSTKDKKKKKKKKKNREEDDDDLQNNSGGAIEKEKMPVSDSQELKRKESKKRKNGDLEEGVDDGSEEQQGTKRRKRKS, encoded by the coding sequence ATGAAGACGATCACCGGAAATGTGGTTTCTTCGAAGCCAATCTCCCTTTCCAAAGCGGCGTCCACTCTCTCCTCCTTTCTCTCCGTCGATAATGGCGCTTCGAAAGCGCTCTGTGCCTACCTGAGACGCGCCTCCACCTCCTTCAACGAGTTAAAGCAGCTTCATAAGGACCTCAAGTCTTCGCGGTCCGATCGGAATCCCCGACATCACGGATTCGAGGTTTCAAGTGGTTTAGAGGCGGCTGTAGATAGTTCACATCGGATTGAAAACGGTGAGAGAATCAAATCTTCTGTATCTGAGAGCAGAAGCGGGAAGAAGCGGCGGGAGAGTAGGGATCGGAATGAGAACGAGCAGGATGGGAAAACAGCAATGGCAAGCGGTGGGAATGGTGATTTTGAGGATGTAGTGGGTGAAGATGGAAAGAGAAGGAGCGACGAATTGAGGactgaaattgaagaaaaacctAGCCGAAGAGTCGAGGTCGATGTGAAATCCAGCGATAGAGATGAGAGCGTTGTAggaattgagaagaaaaaaaagcacaaGAAAAAGAGCAAGGATGGAGAAGATGAACGTGATGCTGAAGTCGGGCAAAGTTACGGTAAATCGCAAACTAGTGCTAATAATGGCGAGACTGAAGCTTCTGAAGATTTCATTGAGAACAATGTAGGAAGGGGAAAAGATAGAAAGAAGCATAAGGACAAGAATAATTTGGGGGATGAAAAGAGGACAAAGAAGGACAATGATGATGAAACAGGTCTTGTGGAGCTGTCGACTAAggataagaagaagaagaagaagaagaagaagaacagagaagaagatgatgacgaTCTTCAAAATAACAGTGGTGGGGCtatagagaaagagaaaatgcCAGTTTCGGATAGCCAAGaactgaaaaggaaagaaagtaAGAAGAGGAAAAATGGAGACTTGGAAGAAGGGGTCGATGATGGTTCAGAGGAGCAGCAGGGtacaaagagaaggaaaagaaagtcATGA